In Hevea brasiliensis isolate MT/VB/25A 57/8 chromosome 13, ASM3005281v1, whole genome shotgun sequence, a single genomic region encodes these proteins:
- the LOC110650451 gene encoding uncharacterized protein LOC110650451: MATTSLTSFSSPLIFHPLISHNSPSNLLLVPSSKRSSTRVFAARREAHDQNYSGRLVDSNMIVLRKRIHEMKMLERNYEPPSHWMEWEKHCFTSYDSFICEVVGVLQSQLMNTRPSFALGLFALIAFSVPISSTLVFSSFFEISKIAFGGFHFG; the protein is encoded by the coding sequence ATGGCAACAACTTCTCTAACGTCCTTCTCATCTCCTCTTATTTTTCATCCTTTAATATCTCATAATTCTCCCTCCAACCTCCTCCTTGTTCCATCCTCTAAAAGGTCATCTACTAGAGTTTTCGCAGCCAGAAGAGAGGCCCATGACCAGAACTACAGCGGCCGGCTGGTGGATTCCAATATGATTGTTCTTAGGAAAAGAATCCATGAGATGAAGATGTTGGAGAGGAACTATGAGCCTCCTTCCCATTGGATGGAATGGGAGAAGCATTGTTTTACCAGTTATGATTCTTTTATTTGTGAAGTTGTGGGTGTTTTGCAATCCCAGTTGATGAACACAAGGCCTAGCTTTGCTCTGGGACTCTTTGCTTTGATTGCTTTCAGTGTGCCCATCTCATCCACTTTGGTGTTTTCCTCTTTTTTTGAGATCAGTAAGATTGCCTTTGGTGGATTTCACTTCGGTTAA
- the LOC131171920 gene encoding protein PIN-LIKES 2-like: MSGYITAFYENNMRSSGENLVTAIVPLMKLLCLIIIGLILAHPKTQIIPRATFKLLSKLVFALFLPCLIFTELGESITLENFARWWFIPVNVLVSTIIGFFLGLLVVAICHPPPQYNRFTIIMTAFGNTGNLPLAIVGSVCHTKDSPFGAHCHSSGVAYVSFAQWVAVILVYTLVYHMMEPPLQYYEIVEEEFEIEEQRPTPDVSRPLLIEAEWPGIEDKETEHSKTPFIARIFNSISSLSQINFPDIELAGESTANSPRSIRCLAEPRVVRRIRIVAEQTPIRHILQPPTIASLFAIIIGMVPQLKAFVFGYDAPLSFITDSLEILAGAMVPSVMLILGGMLAEGPNESTLGLPTTIGISVARLLVLPLLGIGIVALADKLNFLVKGDAMYRFVLLLQYTTPSAILLGAIASLRGYAVKEASALLFWQHVFALFSLSLYIVIYFKLLSYI; encoded by the coding sequence ATGTCTGGTTACATAACTGCTTTCTATGAAAACAATATGAGGTCTAGTGGTGAAAATTTGGTTACTGCTATAGTGCCTTTGATGAAACTTCTCTGCCTTATAATTATAGGATTGATTCTTGCACACCCAAAAACCCAAATCATCCCCAGAGCAACATTTAAGCTCCTAAGCAAGCTAGTTTTTGCCCTGTTCTTGCCCTGCCTAATCTTTACTGAGCTTGGTGAAAGCATTACACTTGAAAACTTTGCTCGTTGGTGGTTTATTCCTGTTAATGTACTGGTTAGTACAATCATTGGTTTCTTTCTTGGGCTGTTAGTTGTGGCAATATGTCACCCACCGCCTCAGTATAACAGATTCACCATTATCATGACTgcctttggaaacactggaaatctTCCTCTAGCGATTGTTGGATCCGTGTGTCATACGAAAGATAGCCCATTTGGAGCTCATTGCCACTCAAGTGGAGTAGCTTATGTTTCTTTTGCCCAATGGGTTGCTGTAATTCTGGTTTACACACTTGTTTATCATATGATGGAGCCACCATTACAGTATTATGAGATTGTTGAggaagagtttgagattgaggaacAACGACCAACCCCTGATGTCAGTAGACCTCTCCTCATAGAAGCTGAATGGCCAGGCATTGAGGATAAAGAAACTGAACATTCCAAGACTCCTTTCATTGCTAGGATTTTTAATAGCATCTCAAGCCTTTCACAGATCAATTTTCCTGACATTGAGCTCGCTGGAGAAAGTACAGCAAACAGTCCTAGGTCCATTAGGTGTTTGGCTGAGCCAAGAGTTGTGAGGAGAATACGAATTGTGGCGGAGCAAACTCCAATACGTCACATACTTCAGCCTCCAACAATTGCTTCTTTATTTGCTATCATTATTGGGATGGTGCCTCAGCTAAAAGCTTTTGTCTTTGGATATGATGCTCCATTGTCTTTTATCACAGACAGTTTAGAGATTTTAGCTGGTGCTATGGTGCCTTCTGTGATGCTTATTCTTGGAGGTATGCTAGCTGAGGGGCCAAATGAGTCTACACTCGGTCTTCCAACCACAATTGGTATATCTGTAGCTAGGCTTTTGGTGCTCCCTCTGCTGGGAATTGGCATTGTAGCATTGGCTGATAAGCTGAATTTTCTTGTAAAAGGGGATGCAATGTACAGATTCGTGCTTTTGTTACAGTACACAACGCCAAGTGCCATTTTATTAGGAGCAATTGCCAGCCTGAGGGGTTATGCAGTGAAGGAGGCTTCTGCACTTCTCTTCTGGCAGCATGTCTTTGCTCTCTTCTCCCTTTCCTTGTATATTGTGATCTACTTCAAATTGCTTTCTTACATTTGA
- the LOC110668404 gene encoding putative fasciclin-like arabinogalactan protein 20: protein MANKFLIISLVFSSLFSVSSSVPSETLLVAADILSNSGYLSMSLTLQLVSNSLIPHSPALTIFSPSDSAFARSGQPSLSLLQFHFSPLSFHLRSLKPLSSGSKIPTLFDNHSLTVTSGPSDDDAISVNGVKINGSPIYDDGSLVILGIGEFLDPDFEVSPKIPGTGGKHGCSFEAGRGFYSFKEATGVLRSKAFSVIASFLDLQLVGSKDRPALTIFAPVDEVMKGFVGNVDEYSSIFLRHVVPCKMPWKDLVNFNDGMVLDTYSEGFGIRISRSGDIFMLNEVPVSFPDMYQSDWLVVHGLRGILEGPNRPEEVGSASSEMGNNRETSILDDVEL from the coding sequence ATGGCAAACAAGTTCCTGATAATCTCTCTCGTCTTCTCCTCTCTCTTCTCCGTCTCCTCTTCTGTCCCTTCCGAAACACTCCTTGTAGCCGCCGATATTCTCTCAAATTCCGGCTACCTATCCATGTCTCTTACTTTGCAACTCGTATCCAACTCTCTGATTCCACACTCTCCAGCTCTCACCATATTCTCTCCCTCTGATTCTGCCTTTGCTCGCTCAGGCCAGCCTTCACTTTCCCTCCTCCAGTTCCATTTCAGTCCTCTCTCTTTCCACCTCCGTTCCCTCAAACCCCTCTCTTCTGGCTCCAAGATCCCCACTCTCTTTGATAATCACTCGCTCACCGTCACTTCCGGGCCATCTGACGATGACGCTATTTCTGTAAATGGAGTCAAGATTAATGGGTCGCCGATATATGACGATGGATCTTTGGTTATTCTTGGGATCGGCGAGTTTTTGGATCCAGATTTTGAGGTTTCGCCGAAAATTCCAGGAACTGGTGGTAAGCATGGATGTTCTTTCGAGGCCGGCCGTGGATTTTACTCGTTTAAAGAGGCAACTGGGGTTTTGAGATCAAAGGCGTTCTCTGTTATTGCGTCGTTTCTGGATTTGCAGTTGGTGGGCTCTAAGGACCGCCCTGCCTTAACAATCTTTGCTCCAGTTGATGAAGTGATGAAGGGTTTTGTTGGTAATGTGGATGAGTACTCTTCGATCTTTCTTAGGCATGTTGTGCCCTGCAAGATGCCATGGAAGGATTTGGTTAATTTCAATGATGGGATGGTGTTAGATACATATTCGGAGGGGTTTGGAATTCGCATAAGCAGATCTGGTGATATTTTCATGCTCAACGAAGTCCCAGTTAGCTTCCCGGACATGTACCAGAGTGACTGGCTCGTCGTTCATGGCCTTCGTGGCATATTAGAGGGACCAAATAGGCCAGAAGAAGTGGGAAGCGCTTCTTCTGAAATGGGTAACAACAGAGAAACGAGCATCTTGGATGATGTTGAACTGTAA
- the LOC110650452 gene encoding probable ribose-5-phosphate isomerase 2, producing MAIPCPPLLGSEKLSIEGGPLSPLSSPPQVVLTQDELKKIAAYKAVDFVQSGMVIGLGTGSTAKHAVDRIADLLLQGKLNNIIGIPTSKKTHQQALSLGIPLSDLDTHPNVDLAIDGADEVDADLNLVKGRGGSLLREKMIESACKKFVVIVDESKLVSHIGANGAMPVEVVPFCWKFTQQRLQQLFEYAGCMAKLRTNGGENGDPFVTDNGNYIVDLFFNNDIGDLRASSDAILRLAGVVDHGMFLGMATTVIVAGGLGVTIKNK from the coding sequence ATGGCTATTCCTTGTCCTCCCCTTCTTGGATCAGAAAAGCTGTCCATCGAGGGAGGCCCTTTGTCTCCTCTCTCCTCACCACCCCAAGTAGTCCTCACCCAAGACGAGCTTAAAAAGATTGCCGCTTACAAAGCCGTCGATTTTGTCCAGTCTGGCATGGTTATTGGCCTCGGCACTGGCTCCACTGCCAAGCATGCCGTCGACCGTATTGCTGATCTCTTACTCCAAGGCAAATTGAACAATATTATTGGCATACCCACTTCCAAAAAGACCCATCAACAAGCTTTGTCTCTTGGCATTCCTCTGTCCGATCTTGATACTCACCCCAATGTCGATCTAGCAATCGACGGCGCCGATGAAGTGGACGCCGATCTTAATTTGGTCAAGGGCCGAGGTGGGTCTTTACTCAGAGAGAAAATGATTGAAAGTGCTTGCAAAAAGTTTGTAGTTATTGTAGATGAGTCTAAATTGGTATCCCATATTGGAGCCAATGGAGCAATGCCGGTTGAGGTTGTGCCTTTCTGTTGGAAATTCACGCAACAAAGGCTTCAACAGTTGTTTGAGTACGCTGGTTGCATGGCCAAGTTGAGGACTAATGGGGGTGAAAATGGTGATCCATTTGTCACTGATAATGGGAACTACATTGTAGACTTGTTTTTTAACAATGATATTGGTGATTTAAGGGCTTCTAGCGATGCTATTCTGAGGCTAGCTGGGGTTGTGGATCATGGAATGTTTCTTGGCATGGCAACTACTGTTATTGTTGCCGGTGGGCTTGGGGTCACCATCAAGAACAAGTAG
- the LOC110668403 gene encoding uncharacterized protein LOC110668403, whose amino-acid sequence MRMFLVTRFSFFLLSFWIAVALVFLCCFCPVSALPQNGGVSRDSLKFILGEENLGPWRNGMPEAAAEAPGPSDDNTLVLAAKRTNRPDILHGFKRYRGGWDITNRHYWASVGFTGAPGFILAVLWLFSFGLAFALRCCCRWRINIKGKGSDRSQRICLIVLIVFTSAAAVGCILLSVGQDEFHGEALQTLKYVVNQSNYTVQTLRNVTWYLSLAKTINVAHVFLPSNVMDDIDKLNLDLNTAADTLEEKTGENSRKIVKVFNAVRSALITVAAVMLILALLGFFLSILGHQHAIHIFVVSGWLLVAITFILCGVFIILNNAISDTCMAMEEWVDHPHAVTALSSILPCVDQSTTNKTLIQSKEVINDIVNVVNTYIYTFANANPSQTEYNYYNQSGPFMPPLCYPFDSQLQDRQCGPQEVSMTNASMVWEDYVCKVSPFGLCTTVGRATPEIYDQLVAAVMESYALEHYTPLLLSLQDCKFVRDTFQEITSNYCPPLEHYLKIVNAGLGLIAVGVLLCLLLWILYANRPQREEVFVKLPLPIKGVNSRSSNKNSSRHHDNNDASLSNTSEV is encoded by the exons ATGAGGATGTTTTTGGTTACAAGATTtagtttctttcttctttctttttggaTTGCCGTTGCTCTTGTTTTCTTGTGCTGCTTTTGCCCAGTTTCAGCTCTGCCTCAGAATGGCGGAGTCTCCAGAGATTCTCTCAAGTTTATCTTAG GAGAGGAGAATTTGGGGCCATGGAGAAACGGAATGCCGGAGGCTGCTGCAGAAGCACCAGGCCCTTCTGATGATAACACGCTAGTACTGGCAGCGAAGAGAACAAATCGACCAGACATTCTTCATGGGTTTAAGCGTTATCGGGGTGGTTGGGATATCACCAATCGCCATTACTGGGCT TCTGTTGGTTTCACAGGTGCTCCTGGTTTTATTTTGGCTGTCCTGTGGTTGTTTTCATTTGGATTGGCCTTTGCATTACGCTGTTGCTGCCGGTGGAGAATTAACATTAAAGGCAAAGGATCTGATAGATCTCAGAGGATTTGTCTCATAGTGCTTATAGTGTTCACATCTGCTGCAGC GGTTGGTTGCATTCTTTTATCTGTTGGTCAGGATGAATTTCATGGTGAAGCTTTGCAGACTCTGAAATATGTTGTGAACCAATCAAACTACACTGTACAAACTCTGAGAAATGTCACATGGTATTTGTCACTTGCAAAGACCATCAATGTGGCCCATGTATTTCTTCCTTCTAATGTCATGGATGATATTGACAAGTTGAATTTAGATCTAAATACTGCAGCTGATACACTAGAAGAGAAGACAGGtgaaaattctagaaaaataGTAAAAGTGTTCAATGCTGT GCGATCAGCATTGATCACTGTGGCGGCAGTAATGCTTATCCTGGCTCTGCTTGGTTTTT TCCTTTCTATCCTTGGGCACCAACATGCTATTCATAT ATTTGTAGTTAGTGGGTGGTTATTAGTGGCAATTACATTCATTCTTTGTGGAGTTTTTATAATTCTTAACAA TGCAATTTCTGATACCTGTATGGCCATGGAAGAATGGGTAGATCACCCCCATGCAGTGACTGCTCTTAGCAGCATCCTTCCGTGTGTTGACCAGAGCACGACAAACAAGACACTCATTCAGAgtaaagaagtgataaatgatatTGTAAATGTTGTCAATACATACATATACACCTTTGCAAATGCAAATCCATCCCAGACCGAGTACAATTATTATAACCAGTCTGGACCTTTCATGCCTCCACTTTGTTACCCATTTGACTCTCAGCTTCAAGACCGTCAGTGTGGGCCCCAAGAGGTGTCCATGACAAATGCATCCATG GTTTGGGAGGACTATGTTTGCAAGGTCTCACCATTTGGGCTGTGCACAACTGTTGGTAGGGCGACCCCTGAGATCTACGACCAGTTGGTAGCAGCAGTAATGGAAAGCTATGCTCTAGAGCACTATACCCCACTTTTGCTCAGTCTCCAGGACTGTAAATTTGTCAGGGACACATTCCAAGAAATCACCTCGAATTATTGCCCTCCATTGGAACATTATCTGAAGATTGTAAATGCAGGACTGGGCCTTATCGCAGTTGGAGTTTTACTCTGTCTCCTCCTCTGGATACTCTATGCAAACCGCCCCCAAAGGGAGGAAGTGTTTGTGAAATTACCCTTGCCAATAAAAGGCGTCAATAGCAGGAGCAGCAATAAGAACAGTTCAAGACATCACGACAACAATGATGCATCATTGTCAAATACTAGTGAAGTATAG